The segment TACTATGAGGGGAGGCTCGCTCCCCGCGAGAATCTCGTGTAAAGAGCGTCGGACAGAGGGACGTGGCACAATGCCATACCCGAGAAAAACAGGAGGACGCTATGCACAAGATCAATACCGTGACTGGGACCTGCACACCGCAGGAACTCGGCACGACACTCGTCCACGAACATCTCTTGATTGCGTGGTCCGGCTGGGAGGCCGACACCGTAGTCGTCAAAGGCTTCAAACGCGATGAAGCTCTGCGGTTTTGCGTGGACCGCATGCAGGAACTGAAATCGGTCGGTGTGGATACCTTCATGGACCCGTGCCCGTCCGACCTCGGTCGCGATGTCGATTTCATGGCGGAAGCGTCGGTCAAATCCGGCCTGCGCGTCATCTGCGCCACCGGTCTCTATAAGGAAGATCTGGGTGGGGCCTATTTCAAGTTCTATCGGGAACTCGGAGTCGCGGGCGTGAATGAAGTCGCCGACCTCTACTCCCAGGAACTGACCGACGGCATCGGCGACACTGGCATTAAACCGGCGTTTATCAAATGCGCCACCGGCGTTCTAAAGAATGACGCCGGACGCCCGCATATCACCCCGTATGAAGAAATGTGTCTACGCGCCGCCGCTCGCGCCGCGAAGGCCACCGGTGCGCCCATCACCACTCACACCGACGAAGCGATGCTAGGGTTGGAACAGTTAGCGATTTTCGCGGAAGAAGGTATCGATCCCCAGCGCGTCATCGTCGGCCATACCGGCGACACGGCAAACCTGTCGTACCATGCCTCCATCTTGGACAAAGGGGCGTATGTTGGCTGCGATCGATTCGGCCTGGAGATGATCCTTGCGGATCGGCTGCGCTTGGCCACGGTGATCGGCCTGTGCGGCGTCGGCTACGAAAAACAGATTGTCTTGTCGCACGACTCCGTCGGCTGCTTCAAGGGACGGGCGATGGCCCTGCCTGCGGCGATGCAGTCGCTCATCGCCAACTGGCAGCCCACCCATCTGTTCAAAAATCTCATCCCCAAAATGAAAGACGCCGGCATCAGCGACGCTAAGATCAACACCATGCTGGTGGACAACCCCCGGCGGTGGTTCGCTGGGGAATAGTGTCTTTGTTTCTGGGGTGACGCGGTGTGCCACGGGCAGCTTGTCCGCCCGTAAGTCCGATGCACTGGCAGCTTGTGGCCTTCCGTGTCCCTCCACGTTATTCCAGGGTAATAAACAACGACTTCCTCGGCTTCCCACCGACGGCACGGCTGATATGCCCCTGGCCGGTGGTGTCTTCGGCGAGAAGAATATCGCCGGAGCGGAGAATCCGTTTGGTGCCGTCGCCTACTTCGATCTCCACCTCACCTTCGAGGTTCACCACATACTGCCGCCGGGGCGCGTTGTGGAAGTCGAAGTTGTAGTCGCCGTCCGTCTCGCGAAACACGACGCCTTTTACGGCAATCAGGTCCGACATGAACCCGGCCTTCCCCCCAGCTTTCAATGGAACTTCTACATCTTCAAAGTGCGACTTCCCATCGGTGCCGGTATAGACACGCGTGACTTTCATGGTGCGACCTCCTTGTTGTAATTGCTGTGATTGCTGCGCTTGTTGCCCGTAGGCCGTGATGGCCATGCCGCCCAGTTCGGCGGCCACAGCAACCATAACGAGGCTTAGTCCTTTTGCCCAGGGTGGGAACCAACGGTGGCTGTGCACAGTATCCTCCTGAGGTATGCGGGGAATTGCCGTTCCTTGGACGTATGCCGCACGCCCCGCTCTTCTTCTCTCGTCACGCCAACGGCACGATGGCCGCGACGGCTCGTGTGGCGCTCACGACACGCGTGGTGTGCCCAGGTCCGGTAGTGTCTTCCGCCAGCGTGGCATCGCCAGGATGCATGCGTTTGGTCGTGCCGTCCTTGAACCCCAGCTCCAATTCCCCGGCGAGCACGATCACGTACTGCCGACGTGGTGCCGGGTGCCAATCCATGAACGCTCCTGCGTCGAGTTCACGAAATTGGATATGTACGCTGGGACGTTCCTGACCAAGCACGGGATGCGCGGCGATGGTTTGCTCTTCAACGTGAGATTGTCCATCGCTGCCGGTGTAGAGACGAAAAATAGCCATGAGAGTCCTCCTTTTTGAGTACCGAGTAATAAGTACCGAGTAATGAGTCGCAAGTCACGGGTCACGAGCCCCGAACACGAGGTTCAGGGAAGAATCGACGCTATCCTCTCTGCCTGCTCTCGGTCAAGAGAAGGCGAGAGGCCGCTGTTGAAAGAGCAAGAGTGAAGCTCTAGGGTTGGGCAAAGAAGAAAGAAGGAAGCTATGTCTGACCCCTCAACTCCCACTGTGCAAACTTTCACCATTGGCTCCGTCCACGTTGCCAAAGTCATTGACGTCATCGAGCCGACCAGTCCACGGTTTCTCTACGTCGAAAAGCGCCGGGAAGATTTCGACCCCTACCTGGACTGGCTGCAACCGCATTTTCTCGACGCGGAAAAGCGCCTGTTGCTCAGCATTCATACATTTCTCATTCAAACCAAGCACCACACCGTCCTGATCGACACCTGCGTCGGTAACGAAAAACAGGGGCTTGCTTTTCCGCAATGGAACGGGCGCAAAGGTCCGTATCTCCAAAACCTGGCCGCCGCTGGCTATGCCCCGGAAGCCATCGACTATGTGTTCTGCACCCACATGCATCTTGACCACAGCGGCTGGAATACACAGTTGCGCAATGGACGCTGGGTACCGACCTTTCCGAACGCGAAGTATTTGTTCAACCGGCGCGAATGGGAGCACTGGAAAGACGATCCCACCCCCGAGGATCAAAGCGTCGTGCAGCAGAACATTCTGCCGATTATCGAAGCCGGACAAGTGGAATGGGTCGATAATGCCTGGGAAATTGACGACGCAGTCGCGCTGCTGCCGACTGCCGGCCACACCCCTGGCCACTGCAGCGTGCAGGTCCGCTCCAACGGCCACACTGCCATCGTCACCGGCGACATGATGATCCATCCCGTACAGATTGCCGAACCGCAGTGGAGCCAGACGGCGGACGCGGACAAAGCCCAAGCCATCCGCACCCGCACGCAGTTCGTGGACCAACACTGCGACACCGATACCCTGATCCTGGGCACGCATTTCAACACACCGACCGGCGTGCATATCGTGAGTAAGGGCGAAAAGAAGCGGGTTGGATAGAATGAAATACTTAGGACTAGGCAGAAACGTACGCTTGACTTAACCACGCGGTGCCAGCTCTCGCATCGCTTTCAAAGCGGCCTCGCGTTTCTGCGCGGCATCGCCCACGAACGAATGGAATTGCAGGAACACGGTGTCCACACCGGCCTCCATGTAACGACGCACTTGGTCGCGGACGTGTTCCGGCGATCCCCACAACACCAAGTCGTTCATGACCTGCTGAGGTACAGCGGCCACCGCGCCTTTGCGGTCGCCAGCATCCCACGCCTGCCACATCGGGGTGAGCACGGCTTCTCGTCCTAGCCATTTCTGAAAGGCGCGGTAGACAGGAACATTGAGATAAAAGTTGATGTGCCGGCGCACGCCGAGTTCCGCTTCCGGCGAGGGTGGATCAACACAGATGAAGACGCGGGCCGTGATCTCCACCGACTCGGGATCGCGCCCGGCTTGCTTCGCCGCTTCACGTACCACCGCTGTCGATTTCTTGACATCGTCAGCGGACAGCCAGTTCACGATGCACCCATCCGCCAATGTCCCCGCGAGCCGTAGCATCGGCGGGCGCAACGCCGCCACATGGATCGGAATCGGATGCGTCGGCGGACGACTGATGCGGAATCCTTCCACAGAAAAGGTTTCTCCGTGAAACACCACGCGCTCGCCCGCCAGCGCCGGACGCAGGAACTGCACGGTCTCGCGTACCCGTTGCGTCACTTGCTCGAATTTGCCACCGTTCCAGAACTCGACAATGGCTTGCGACCCGGCACCGATGCCGAGACAAAACCGGCCGTGGGCAATCTCCGCGATGCCGGCTGCCGTCATCGCCAGTGTGGCTGGCCCACGGGTGTAGACATTGGCAATGGCGATACCGACGCGCATATGCGTGGCACCGGCAACCACCGCGAGCGGCGAGAAGCCATCGACGCCATCCACCTCCGATGTCCACCCGTCCGAGTACCCGAGCTGCTCGGCCTCTTTGGCGATGGCCACATGCTCGGCAAGGGAAAATCCTTCAAAGGGCAACGAGATCGCCCAACGTTTCTGACCCATGTCTGTCCTCCAGTCGATTCGCCGATTCGAGCGAGATTCCTCGCTACGCTCGGAATGACAGCCCTGTAAGGCCGTGTTGCAGAGTATACGGAGGTTGCACGCCCTGGTTGAGTGCCCTCCGGTCCAGACTCTTCACCGTCCGCGAAACTCCGCTTTGCGTTTCTCCAGAAAAGAACGCACGCCTTCACGAAAGTCGGCGCTCATGTACGCTTGCACGGTCAGGTCATCGGTATCGATAGCGCGGCGATGCACCTGTAAGCGACGGATCGCCTCTTTGGTAGCGCGCAGGGTAATCGGTGCGTGTCCGGCAATCTCCAGTGCTACAGCTTTCACTTGCTCGTGTAACTGTTCAGCCGGAACGATGTCGTTGAGCAGCCCGAGCGTCAACGCAGTCTCCGCCGGGACGAGACGCGCACGGAAAATCAATTCTTTGGTGCGGGCCGGGCCAATGAGATCGACCAGACGTGCGTAATTCGCGGCGGATAGACAGTTTCCCAAAGTGCGGGCGATGGGAACGCCAATCTGACTCTTCGACGTGCCGTAACGTAAGTCGCACGTCAGAGCGATCACCGCCCCGGCCCCGGTAGCCACACCTTCAAGCACGGCAATCGTCGGCTTGCCCACAGATTCCAAACGGCCGACTACTTCGTCGAGCCGTCGTTCATAGTTCAGCGCGTCTTCTTCTGTATGGAAATTTTGGAACTGACCGATGTCGGTGCCGGCAGCAAAGGCTTTTCCGCCAGCCCCACGGATGATCATGACGCGAATGTCCTCCGACGCATCCACGGTTGCGCACGCCGCCACCAATCCATCATACATGGCCCACGTGAGCGCATTATGCGCCTGCGGTCGGTTTAAGGTGACGAAGGCCAGCGGCCCCTCGGTCGTAAAAAGTAGTTCAGGTTCGTTCACTCGCGTTGTCTCCCCGTCGCTTCGCTCAATCTTGCAGCCACAAGTCTTTACATTCCATGGTCAGTTGTCCTACTGTGCAAAGAAAAGGAGGGTGCTGCAATGGCAGGACAAGTCGCACAAGGTCTGTTGGCTGTATGGACGGACATCGCGCCCGAAGCCGAGCGCGAGTTCAACGAATGGTATAACACCGAACACATCCCCGAGCTGTTGGGGGTGCCGGGATTCCTCAGCGGACGACGTTACCAAGCCGCCGAGGGCAGTCCCCAATACCTAGCGCTCTACGAGCTGACGAACGTCGAGGTGCTCAAGAGCGATGCGTTTCGTCGGGTTCGCGAGTTGCCCACAGAGTGGAGCAAAAAAATCATCCCACTCTTTCGCAACACGACCATCGGCATGTATCGGCAGCTCTTCACCTGTAACAACTACCCGATCCAAGAGGCGAACTATGCCTTGACCGTCCGCTTGGGCATCCCCACCGACAAGGAGGACGATTTCAATCAGTGGTACAACATCGACCATGTACCGGCGCTGGTCAGCGTGCCAGGTGTACGCGGCGCGCGACGCTATCAGTCCGTCGAAGGCGATCCCAAATACTTGGCGGTGTACGAAATGGACGATGCCGGCATCCCCAAAAGCGCGGCCTGGGACAAGGCGCGCAGTACCGAATGGTCGGGGCGGATGCGACCGCATCTCAAAGACATCAAGGCCATCATGAGTAAGCGGATTTATCCTGAGTGATGAATTCCGAATGATGAATTATGACCCACATCAAGGGTAGGTAGGGGCGAAGCATTTGCCAACCGAGTATACACGGGCCAGACAGTATCATCGCAAATGCTTCGCCCCCACCCAACGCCGCGAGTACTGTCCCAATGTTTCGTGGTCCGATTTAACCACAGCTCACCGCCCCATCTTCAAGCGATCTTCCTGCGCCCAGCCCTCGCGTAGGGGCACGGTAAAATAGGGAAGGACGTTCATGCTTTTGAACTTCCACTGGCCGTTCTGTTTGACGTACTCGTCATCATAGCGTCCGGCTACCACAAAGCTCTCGCCTTTCGACACGGTCTTCGCCTCCAGATAGCTCAGTCCCGTGCCGCGATCACCTTGGACTTGGATCATGTGATTGTGCACGAATTGCTTGATGAAGGATAACACCTGACCGATGCCGGTAAAGAATTTCTCCAATTCGGCACGGCCACTGCCTTTCCCCAAATAGCCGAAATCTATGGTGGCATCGTCGGTGAACAGGTCCACCACCTCCGCGAATTTCCGCTCGTTAATATACTCGTGATAACGATACCGTAGCGCACGCAGCGCCTCTTGATCGTCCATGTTCTGCACTGCGGCTTCCAGTGCCTGTAGCCGAGCTTCGAGATCTTGCGCCATAGCTCCCTCCTGTGTTGTCTCAGTCAGGGCACCGTTATCATACTTGGCGGCGCTTGTCCTGGAGCGTCGCAGCAAGTCGAAACCACTGGCTGCCTCGGGGCAGCGGCTGCCACTCTTCCGCCCCTTCACCTTGACCGACAGGGCGAAACAGCGCTAACCTTCTTTGGCCCACATTCGGCGGAAAAGCGAGGAATAATCATGAAGACATCGCAGACCGCAAACGGGGAATCGTTTCGTTGGCCGCAGCCGGAAACCGCTCGCGTTCCGTATCAAGTGTTCGTTGACCCTGCCATTTATACGCGGGAGCAGGAGCAGATCTTTCGTGGGCCGGTGTGGAATTATGTCGCCCTCGACGCGGAACTGCCCAATCCCGGGGATTTCAAGGCGACCTTCATCGGCGATACGCCAATCGTCGTGACTCGAGATCGCGAGGGCGAACTGCACGCCTTCGTCAATCGCTGCGCGCACCGTGGAGCCCTGGTCTGCCGGGAGATGCGCGGCAATCGCAACACCCATGTCTGTGCCTACCACCAGTGGAGTTACGACCTGCGCGGCCAGCTCATCGGGGTCCCGTTTCGTCGCGGTATCGAAGGGAAAGGCGGCTATCCCGCCGATTTCGATCCCACCACGATCTCACTCTCCCAACTGCGGGTCGCCACGTACAACGGAGTCGTCTTCGCTTCCTTCGCCCAAGAGGTCGAGCCGATCGAGGACTACCTCGGCCCAACCCAGCAACCGTGGTTCACGCGCGTCTTCAACCGCCCGGTTCGCGTGCTTGGCTATGGACGCCAGTTCATCCGCGCCAACTGGAAGCTTTACGCTGAAAACACGCGGGACCCCTATCACGCTAGTTTGCTCCATCTCTTCCACACCACGTTTGGCATTTATCGCTCCTCACAAGGCGGCGGTGTGATTATGGACGATACCGGACGCCACTCGATGATCCGCGCCTTCAAACGCACCGAAATCGCAGAGCGCGCCGCGTACGAAACTACCGCTCTACGTACCTACCAAAAGGGCTATACGCTGGCCGATCCCTCGCTGCTTCAGAGTCGCAAAGAATTCGAGGTGGAGCTGACGAATTCGATCCACTCCATCTTTCCTTGCCTCGTGATCCAACAGATCTTTCATACCCTGGCGACGCGCCACATCTTGCCGAAGGGTCCCGACTCGTTCGAGCTGCTGTTTACGTTTTTTTGCTATGCCGACGACGACGAGGACATGCTGCAAAAGCGCATCAAGCAAGCCAACCTCGTTGGCCCGGCGGGCTACATTTCGATGGAAGACGGTTACGCGGCGGAAATCGTGCAGCAGGCCATCGTGCGAGATCAAGACGCCTGCTCGTTCCTGGAACTCGGAGGTGTCGAAGCCAGCAATGTAGAGGATCTCGTCAACGAAGCCGCCGTTCGCGGATTCTGGCAGTATTATCGCCACATCATGGACTTCTGAGACTGAAAGACCGAACGACTCTGCAAGACTGAGAGACTGACTCACTGCCCCCGGAGCACACACAATGAACGCCAGAGAAATCCGCGATGCCGTCGAGGAACTCCAATACGCCTATGTCCACTGTATCGACGACGACCGCCTGGAAGAGTGGCCGGAGTTTTTTACCGAGCACTGCCTCTATAAGGTCGTCCCGCGTGAGAACGCCGACCAAAACCTGCCCATCGCGCTCATGTACTGCGATAGCCGTGGCATGCTGCAAGATCGCGTGGTCGCCCATCGCGCGGCCAACCTGTATGCGCCTCACTACTACCGTCATATGGTCAGCGCAATCCGCATTGTCGGTCGCGACCCTGCCGAGATCTCCGCACAGACGAACTACACGGTGTTCCGCACCATGGCCGACCCCATTCACTATGGTGAAACCGAGTTGTACAGCACCGGCAAGTATCTCGATATGATCGTGTTCGAGGACAGCCAAGCGCGGTTTCGCGAGAAAGTCGTGATCGCCGACACCTGTAAAATTCAATCGCTCCTGGTCACGCCGCTCTAGAGACACAATACAAAGGAACACATCCGATGACCAACCTGTGGACGCACAATGTCACGACCGTCAACGGCTTTCGCATGCACTACGTCACCGCCGGCGCAGGGTATCCGCTGGTCTTCCTCCACGGCTGGCCGCAGACGTGGTACGAATGGCGCAAGATCATCCCCACCGTTGCGAATCGTTTTTCTGTCATCGCGCCGGACTTACGCGGGCTGGGGGATAGCGAGAAGCCGATGACGGGCTACGACAAACGCACTTTGGCATCGGATGTCTATCAGCTGCTCAAAGGACTCGGGATCGACAAGATCGGCCTCGTCGGCCACGACTGGGGCGGCACCGTCGCTTACTATCTCGCGCATGATTACCCCGGCTTGGTGGAGCGCCTGCTCATCCTCGAATCCACTCCCGGCATCGCACGCGAGGGCGACCAGCTCGGTCTCCAAGGCATCCGCCGACTCTGGCACCTCTTCTTCCACGGCGGACAGCCGGATTTAGCCGAGTTGCTCGTGCGCGGAAACGAAGCCCTCTATTTGAGCCGCATGTGCAGCGTGGCGTGTTACAACCCGGCCTTGTTCAGCGCGGAAGAGATGGCGGAGTACGTGCGCGCTTACTCGCAGCCTGGAGCGCTGCGCGCCGGGTTTCACTATTATCGCGCCGCGCTCGATGAGGACATTGCCAATCTGACCGGTTGCACGGACAAGCTAACCATGCCGGTGCGCGCCTGGGGCGGAGAACGATTTATGGGCAATATCGTGCCGCTCTGGCAACGGGTCGCCGAGCAGGTGCACGGCGGCGCCGTCGAACGCTGCGGGCATTTCATGGCCGAAGAGCGCCCGGATTTCGTGCTCCAGCAGGTGGACGAGTTTTTCGGCAGCGCGAAGTAGCAACAGCAGGTGGATGGATTACGCCGGCTGCGGGGGCGTCTCTCCCCCGCTTCTACGCCGCTTTCAGCCCGACCTCTCGGGCAAAGCGCTCCATCAAGCCCAGCACTTCATCAAACCCTTCCGTCCACATAAAGAAAGCCAGCACCACATGATTCAGACCGGCTTTTTCGTAGCGATCTAGCGAACGGAGCACATCCTCGAACGTCCGCTCGTAGGCGGGCGCAGCGTAGGTCAGCGCGTTGGGATCGCGCCCGGCCTGCTCGGCAAATTGCTTGATCGTCTGGATATCTTGCGGCAAGTGTTCAGGATTGCGCCAGAACACATGACCGTACCACCCGTCGCCGATCGTCGCCGTACGCCGGAGCGCGGCCTGACTATGGCCGCCAATCCAAATGGGCGGATGCGGCTTCTGCACCGGGCGCGGCTCGCAGCGCAAGTCGGAGAAGTTGAAGAAGCGTCCGT is part of the Deltaproteobacteria bacterium genome and harbors:
- a CDS encoding aromatic-ring-hydroxylating dioxygenase subunit beta, producing the protein MNAREIRDAVEELQYAYVHCIDDDRLEEWPEFFTEHCLYKVVPRENADQNLPIALMYCDSRGMLQDRVVAHRAANLYAPHYYRHMVSAIRIVGRDPAEISAQTNYTVFRTMADPIHYGETELYSTGKYLDMIVFEDSQARFREKVVIADTCKIQSLLVTPL
- a CDS encoding nuclear transport factor 2 family protein translates to MAQDLEARLQALEAAVQNMDDQEALRALRYRYHEYINERKFAEVVDLFTDDATIDFGYLGKGSGRAELEKFFTGIGQVLSFIKQFVHNHMIQVQGDRGTGLSYLEAKTVSKGESFVVAGRYDDEYVKQNGQWKFKSMNVLPYFTVPLREGWAQEDRLKMGR
- a CDS encoding MBL fold metallo-hydrolase, which codes for MSDPSTPTVQTFTIGSVHVAKVIDVIEPTSPRFLYVEKRREDFDPYLDWLQPHFLDAEKRLLLSIHTFLIQTKHHTVLIDTCVGNEKQGLAFPQWNGRKGPYLQNLAAAGYAPEAIDYVFCTHMHLDHSGWNTQLRNGRWVPTFPNAKYLFNRREWEHWKDDPTPEDQSVVQQNILPIIEAGQVEWVDNAWEIDDAVALLPTAGHTPGHCSVQVRSNGHTAIVTGDMMIHPVQIAEPQWSQTADADKAQAIRTRTQFVDQHCDTDTLILGTHFNTPTGVHIVSKGEKKRVG
- a CDS encoding enoyl-CoA hydratase/isomerase family protein, with product MNEPELLFTTEGPLAFVTLNRPQAHNALTWAMYDGLVAACATVDASEDIRVMIIRGAGGKAFAAGTDIGQFQNFHTEEDALNYERRLDEVVGRLESVGKPTIAVLEGVATGAGAVIALTCDLRYGTSKSQIGVPIARTLGNCLSAANYARLVDLIGPARTKELIFRARLVPAETALTLGLLNDIVPAEQLHEQVKAVALEIAGHAPITLRATKEAIRRLQVHRRAIDTDDLTVQAYMSADFREGVRSFLEKRKAEFRGR
- a CDS encoding LLM class F420-dependent oxidoreductase, translating into MGQKRWAISLPFEGFSLAEHVAIAKEAEQLGYSDGWTSEVDGVDGFSPLAVVAGATHMRVGIAIANVYTRGPATLAMTAAGIAEIAHGRFCLGIGAGSQAIVEFWNGGKFEQVTQRVRETVQFLRPALAGERVVFHGETFSVEGFRISRPPTHPIPIHVAALRPPMLRLAGTLADGCIVNWLSADDVKKSTAVVREAAKQAGRDPESVEITARVFICVDPPSPEAELGVRRHINFYLNVPVYRAFQKWLGREAVLTPMWQAWDAGDRKGAVAAVPQQVMNDLVLWGSPEHVRDQVRRYMEAGVDTVFLQFHSFVGDAAQKREAALKAMRELAPRG
- a CDS encoding phosphotriesterase-related protein; amino-acid sequence: MHKINTVTGTCTPQELGTTLVHEHLLIAWSGWEADTVVVKGFKRDEALRFCVDRMQELKSVGVDTFMDPCPSDLGRDVDFMAEASVKSGLRVICATGLYKEDLGGAYFKFYRELGVAGVNEVADLYSQELTDGIGDTGIKPAFIKCATGVLKNDAGRPHITPYEEMCLRAAARAAKATGAPITTHTDEAMLGLEQLAIFAEEGIDPQRVIVGHTGDTANLSYHASILDKGAYVGCDRFGLEMILADRLRLATVIGLCGVGYEKQIVLSHDSVGCFKGRAMALPAAMQSLIANWQPTHLFKNLIPKMKDAGISDAKINTMLVDNPRRWFAGE
- a CDS encoding alpha/beta hydrolase codes for the protein MTNLWTHNVTTVNGFRMHYVTAGAGYPLVFLHGWPQTWYEWRKIIPTVANRFSVIAPDLRGLGDSEKPMTGYDKRTLASDVYQLLKGLGIDKIGLVGHDWGGTVAYYLAHDYPGLVERLLILESTPGIAREGDQLGLQGIRRLWHLFFHGGQPDLAELLVRGNEALYLSRMCSVACYNPALFSAEEMAEYVRAYSQPGALRAGFHYYRAALDEDIANLTGCTDKLTMPVRAWGGERFMGNIVPLWQRVAEQVHGGAVERCGHFMAEERPDFVLQQVDEFFGSAK
- a CDS encoding Rieske 2Fe-2S domain-containing protein is translated as MKTSQTANGESFRWPQPETARVPYQVFVDPAIYTREQEQIFRGPVWNYVALDAELPNPGDFKATFIGDTPIVVTRDREGELHAFVNRCAHRGALVCREMRGNRNTHVCAYHQWSYDLRGQLIGVPFRRGIEGKGGYPADFDPTTISLSQLRVATYNGVVFASFAQEVEPIEDYLGPTQQPWFTRVFNRPVRVLGYGRQFIRANWKLYAENTRDPYHASLLHLFHTTFGIYRSSQGGGVIMDDTGRHSMIRAFKRTEIAERAAYETTALRTYQKGYTLADPSLLQSRKEFEVELTNSIHSIFPCLVIQQIFHTLATRHILPKGPDSFELLFTFFCYADDDEDMLQKRIKQANLVGPAGYISMEDGYAAEIVQQAIVRDQDACSFLELGGVEASNVEDLVNEAAVRGFWQYYRHIMDF